A section of the Archocentrus centrarchus isolate MPI-CPG fArcCen1 chromosome 20, fArcCen1, whole genome shotgun sequence genome encodes:
- the LOC115799986 gene encoding ADP-ribosyl cyclase/cyclic ADP-ribose hydrolase 1-like, which translates to MEEGESRRPEKQRRRCCVILSVAVALIVIIIVAVVLGLNGRQEESEIKSIFFSRCEKFKGNDCQKIWGAFQQAYVNKDPCTVPVEAYDPLLAAAPFKSECGRMMFWSKTKDVVRDFAEKTCFSTLEDTLLGSVLDELTWCGKQGSEDTFTTGCPTRRDCENNPVSSFWRSASAAFADVACGNVTAMLNGSIPTPFSPASIFGSIEVKRFNATRTKSLNVVMVIQKNAVTNCTNASLKDLQGEMDTKGITFNCKDVTESQIQECSSQPVESCGTCW; encoded by the exons ATGGAAGAGGGAGAGTCTCGTCGTCCCGAGAAGCAGCGGAGGAGATGCTGCGTCATTTTAAGCGTCGCCGTTGCTCTCATTGTTATTATAATCGTCGCTGTTGTGTTGGGACTGAATGGCCGTCAGGAAGAAAGTGAAATTAAATCTATATTTTTTTCTAGGTGTGAAAAGTTCAAAGG AAATGACTGTCAAAAGATATGGGGTGCCTTTCAACAGGCCTATGTGAACAAGGACCCTTGTACAGTTCCAGTGGAAGCTTATGATCCCCTCCTTGCTGCAGCCCCATTCAAATCTGAATGCGGCAGA ATGATGTTCTGGAGCAAAACAAAGGATGTGGTCCGTGACTTTGCTGAGAAGACTTGTTTCAGCACTTTGGAGGACACGCTGTTGGGATCTGTCCTGGATGAGCTGACCTGGTGTGGAAAGCAAGGCAGCGAGG ATACCTTCACTACTGGCTGCCCCACAAGGCGAGACTGTGAAAACAATCCTGTTAGCTCCTTTTGGAGAAGTGCCTCTGCTGCT TTTGCAGATGTTGCCTGTGGTAATGTCACAGCAATGCTAAATGGATCCATCCCCACACCATTCAGTCCTGCAAG TATTTTTGGAAGCATTGAGGTAAAGAGGTTTAATGCCACTAGGACCAAGAGCCTGAATGTTGTTATGGTCATACAGAAGAACGCcgt AACAAACTGTACAAATGCATCCTTGAAGGATTTACAGGGAGAGATGGATACTAAAGGGATAACATTCAACTGCAAGGATGTGACTGA ATCTCAGATCCAGGAGTGCAGCTCCCAACCAGTGGAAAGTTGTGGAACCTGCTGGTGA
- the LOC115799465 gene encoding LOW QUALITY PROTEIN: ADP-ribosyl cyclase/cyclic ADP-ribose hydrolase 1-like (The sequence of the model RefSeq protein was modified relative to this genomic sequence to represent the inferred CDS: inserted 1 base in 1 codon), whose product MYEHKSLLRSNEALQGLTITKASVSFVVTSITIWFIMLQLGPGLLRAQLGTTPNIKHIAVGRCYTYTTLVNPSLRYDCEEIWRQFEEAVISHSSCNVTVEDYYHMFNAMPQIWPCDNFLFWSKTRTLMHSYXAVFRHFWTLEDTPGGYMFNDLIWCGQEEDSGFDFSSCPEWSACRNHPVYSLWRQASQNFAEMACGNITVLLNGSIFNAFSRKSMFGSVELDSLNPQRVNYVNIKVVTNLDGPHIESCSQGSIVDLIQILQSRGFHWTCTDNDQTLMILQCIQDLKHSSCHVQHLIDLTSN is encoded by the exons ATGTATGAACACAAATCTCTTCTGAGGAGCAATGAAGCACTACAAGGTCTCACTATTACTAAAGCATCTGTGTCCTTTGTAGTTACCAGCATCACAATAT GGTTTATTATGCTTCAGCTCGGTCCGGGTCTACTCAGAGCGCAGCTCGGGACAACCCCCAACATTAAACACATTGCGGTTGGGAGGTGTTACACTTACACCACACTAGTTAACCCCAGCTTAAG GTATGACTGTGAGGAGATCTGGAGGCAGTTTGAGGAGGCGGTTATCAGTCATTCTTCTTGCAATGTGACTGTGGAGGATTACTATCACATGTTTAATGCAATGCCACAAATTTGGCCTTGTGATAAT TTCCTCTTCTGGAGTAAAACCAGAACACTGATGCACAGCT GCGCAGTATTTCGTCACTTCTGGACACTGGAAGACACCCCTGGTGGCTACATGTTTAACGACCTCATCTGGTGTGGCCAAGAAGAGGACTCTG GTTTTGATTTCAGCTCTTGTCCGGAGTGGTCGGCATGCCGAAATCATCCAGTCTATTCCCTGTGGAGGCAAGCTTCACAAAAT TTTGCAGAAATGGCATGTGGCAACATTACTGTCTTACTGAACGGAtctatttttaatgctttcagTAGGAAAAG CATGTTTGGAAGTGTTGAACTGGACAGCCTGAACCCACAAAGGGTGAATTATGTCAACATTAAGGTGGTGACCAATCTAGACGGACCCCATAT AGAGTCATGTAGTCAAGGATCCATTGTAGACCTGATCCAGATCCTCCAATCCAGAGGTTTTCACTGGACCTGTACAGACAATGACCA GACCCTGATGATCTTGCAATGCATCCAGGACCTGAAACACTCATCCTGCCATGTGCAACATCTAATTGACCTTACATCTAATTGA
- the LOC115799803 gene encoding inositol monophosphatase 1 — MSDPWQECMDYCIEVTKRAGKMICEALQKDIAVMQKSSPVDLVTETDQKVEQLIISSIKEKYPTHSFIGEESVAAGAPSVLTDNPTWIIDPIDGTTNFVHRFPFVSVSIGFTVKKEIEFGIVYSCVEDKMYTARKGKGAFCNGVPIKVSGQEDISKSLVLTEMGFKEEPEQFKTMLANIRNILSIPVHGIRSPGSAAVNMCLVACGSADAYYHMGIHCWDMAGGAAVVTEAGGVIMDISGGAFDLMSRRLIVASSRVIAERIAKEIREFHVGRDDTDD; from the exons ATGAGTGATCCGTGGCAGGAGTGCATGGATTACTGCATTGAGGTCACCAAACGGGCTGGAAAG ATGATCTGCGAGGCGCTCCAGAAGGACATCGCCGTCATGCAAAAGAGCTCGCCAGTTGACCTGGTGACCGAGACGGACCAGAAAGTGGAACAGCTCATTATATCTTCCATCAAGGAAAAGTACCCAACACACAG CTTTATAGGTGAGGAGTCCGTAGCAGCCGGTGCGCCCAGCGTCCTCACTGATAATCCCACTTGGATTATCGACCCTATCGATGGCACCACCAACTTTGTTCACAG GTTCCCGTTTGTGTCTGTATCAATCGGCTTCACAGTGAAGAAGGAG ATCGAGTTTGGGATTGTCTACAGCTGCGTCGAGGACAAAATGTACACTGCACGGAAAGGAAAGGGAGCATTCTGCAATGGAGTCCCTATCAAGGTGTCTGGACAAGAAG ACATTAGTAAATCTTTGGTGCTGACAGAAATGGGCTTCAAGGAGGAACCTGAGCAATTCAAAACAATGCTGGCCAACATCAGGAACATCCTTAGCATCCCTGTACATGG AATCCGCTCCCCGGGCAGCGCAGCTGTCAACATGTGTCTGGTAGCGTGCGGATCGGCTGATGCTTACTACCACATGGGCATCCACTGCTGGGACATGGCTGGAGGGGCAGCAGTTGTTACCGAAGCTGGAGGAGTCATCATGGACATTTCAG GTGGAGCGTTTGATTTGATGTCTCGCAGGCTGATTGTGGCCAGCAGCAGAGTGATAGCAGAGCGCATTGCGAAGGAGATAAGAGAGTTTCACGTTGGCAGGGACGACACAGACGACTAG